The nucleotide sequence AGCCACGGCTGGCGGCCCACCTCGGTCGTGACCCAGCCGGCCTCGTTGGCGATGTAGGGGAACGGGAGCAGCAGCATGAGCACCCAGAGGAACCACCTGGTCGTGAACAGTGCACGGCGCCACCACAGGACGATCCCCAGCGTCAGGACGGCGATGAAGATAGTGCCCAGCCCTACCATGATGTGATATGCGTAGTAGGTGAGCTGCACCGGCGGCCACAGATCCCGCGGGTAGTCGTTCAGTCCCTTTACCTCGGCGCGGAAGCTCCCGTAAGCGAGGAAGCTCAACGCCTCGGGCAGCTCCACCGGATCCAGCAGCGTCCGTTGCGTCGTGTCCGGCATCCCGATGATCGCGAGCGGCGCGCCATACCGCGTCTCGAAGAGCCCCTCCATCGTGGCCAGCTTGAGCGGCTGGTTGGCGGTGACGTTGCGGCTATCCATGTCGCCCGTGGGGAAGAGCTGGGTCAGGGCGAAGACCGCGCCGACGGCGACGCCCAGGGCGACCGAGAGCCGTCCGAATTCGGTGTGCTTTCCGGAGAGCAGGTAGTACGCGCCCACCGAAGCCATGACAATCGCCGCCGTCAGGATGGCGCCGTTCACGACGTGCAGGTACTGCCACCACAGGAACGGGTTCCCGAGGAGCGCCCAGAAGTTCGCCATCTGTACCGTCCCGTCTGGGGCGACGCGGTAGCCGACCGGGTGCTGCATCCAGGCGTTTGTGGCGGTAATGAACAGGCCCGAGAGTAGCGCCCCCGCGGCGACCAGGACGGCCGACAGCCAGTGCACCCATGGCCGGACGCGCTCTTCGGCGAAGAGCAAGACCCCGAGGAATGAGGATTCCAGGAAGAACGCAAAGATACCCTCGAGGGCGAGCGTCTGACCGATCACACCACCGGCGAACGCCGAGAACCGCGCCCAGTTCGTTCCGAACTGGAACTCCATTGGGATCCCCGTGATCACCCCAACGGCGAAGTTCAAGGCGAAGATCCTGGTCCAGAAGCGGGCCGCCGCAGCGTATTTCTCGTCACGGCGCAGGAGATGGAGCGTCTTGAGGACGACAATGAGCGGCGCAAGTCCCATGGTAAGGATGGGGAACAGGTAGTGGAACATCAGGGTGAACGCGAACTGGATCCGGTCGGCGATCACAGCGTCGGTCATCGTGGCCCTTCCTTCACTCTATCGCCTCGTGAAGCAGCGGACCCGACGAGCCTGCAAAATATCGGCCGGGATGGAGCCGGCGTCTGCATTGCGCAAATGTGCCTATAGAACCGAATTTCCACTACGGGTTCCTGAACGCCTTCCATTGGAGAACTCCCAACTGCTGCTTCGGGGGAAGTATGCTCGGTGGCCACGGTCCGCGGGGTGGGTGCTCTTGCGCGCGAGGCTTGACGTATGCCGAAACTATGCATCATAATGCATATATGCTGACGACCTTGAACATCGAGCCATCCCTCATCCGCCGGGCGGCCCGGTTGACCGGGGTCTCCAAGAAGACGGCGCTGGTGCGCATGGGCCTGGAGGCATCGATCGCCGGGAGAGTGTACGGCGACTGGCAAGACTCGGGGGGACAGAGACGGGCGTGAGGGCGATCCGGCGACGTCGGCCGGGCCGCGTCGCATGATCCTCGTCGACACGTCCGTCTGGATCGATCACCTTCGCGCGGGGAACGGCAAACTGCGATCCCTCCTGGAGAACGCGGAGGTGCTGGCCCATCCGTTTGTCGTCGGTGAGCTGGCGTGCGGGACGCTGCGCAATAGGGAAGAGGTCCTGACGCTGCTCCAGGCCTTGCCCGAGGCGGAGGTCGCGGAGCACGAGGAAGTGATGCGTGTGGTTGAGCGCGAGCGGCTGTACGGCCAAGGGCTAGGCTGGATCGATGCGCATTTGCTGGCATCTGCGCGCCTGTCCAGTGCCGCCCTCTGGACCCTCGTGCGCACGGCTGACGGAGAGAAGAACAAGCGAGCTGGTCACAGGGTGTGGTGAAGGACAAATGGCGTGCTCGCGGCGGATCCTCGCGCTAGCGACGGGCATAGGCGGCGGGAGTTGGCCGCCGCTTGCAGCCGTCACGGTAGGTCTGCACCGGACCGGCCACGTCGTGAAATGCTACGGCGACGCGACGATCGCGCGAGATTTCGCCTCGGCTGGTATTGCCGTGGAGGTTGTGCCAGCGGGGGAGAGCTTACATACCTTCATTGCTCGGTGGCAAGCCGGGGGTGCTTCAGGACCTTCACCGCTCGCGGCGTGGGCGGAGGCATCCCTGCCGGCCGTCCGTTCGCTCGTGAACGATTTTCGGCCCCGGATCGTCCTGAGCGACCTCTTTACCATGGAGTTGGCCCGGCTCACCAAAGCCGCGTGTGGTCTCCGATGGTGTTTCGTCAATCCGAGCTATTACTTTGGCCTGGACAGCATGCGCGCGTTCGAGGCAGACTTTGTCGGACGAGCGCGGTACTTCTACGCGGAATGGATGCAGGCTGTCGTCGACGCCGATCTGGTCCTCCATGGGACGGACCCGCTCTTTGATCCGCCTCCACCTTCCTTGCCGCCGCATCACCATTACGTCGGCTCCTTGATGTGGGAACGGTCCAGAGAGGCGCCAGCGTTCCTCGACGTCCCTGGGGCTCCGTGGGCCTTGGTCACTTTGAGTTCGGTGCCCCAGGAGGGGGAAATGACGCTGGCGCGTACAACACTTCAGACCTTGGCGGAGTTTCCGATCCGCGTCGTTCTAACCCTGGCCGCAGGGCATCCACTCGACGAGCTTGGCCAAGTACCTGCCAATGCACGGATTGAGATGTTCGTGCCTCATTCTGAGGTGCTGAAGCGGGCGCGCCTTCTCATCAGCCACGCCGGACATGGGATTGTCATGAAAGGTCTCTACTACGGCGTGCCCATGGTGCTGATTCCATGGGATCGCGACCAGCCCGGCGTAGCGGCCCGTGCCGCCGCTTTGGGGATCGCCGAAGTGATTCCGAGACAGGACCTCACTGAGGCTCGACTCTCCGCGGCCATCCGCAAAGTGTTGGGAACTACACGCTATCAGGAAGAGGCCGCGCGGATCGCCGGTCGTATGCAGGGACAAGATACCGTCGCTTCAGCGTGCGTGCGGATCGAGGAATTCATGGACAAGAACTCTAAAGAGGGAGGTGGTTGAGAGTAAGTAGATGTTTCAGCTCCTCCAAGGGTACACCTAGGAGTCTAGATGGCAATTATCCCCTTAACGGCAGTACGTCCTTAATGCTGTCCTCTAAACGGTTTTGTGTGATCGGCTTTCAAATAGACGGTCCCCCGCCGTTCGTGCAGATCGAGATCGAAAAACTCGTCTCCTCGGGGCAAGACCGACGAGGTTACCAAGCTGACCGGGGTTCGCATCCCGCCAACTCCACGCTGACCGTCGCCTGGACCACGCACTCGCGGATCAAGGCCTTCGGCCTCGAGTTCTCCAACGACGGAAGAACGGACACGCCGCACCGTTTTCCTGGTCGGCGTGATCTCTGTGATCGCGCCGTTCTGCTGATTGGCAAGCGCGAGGGTAGGGCACCCGAGTCTCGGGGCCGCCCGATTATGGCTTGATGAACTGTTCTCGGCCATCTTCGTTTTTCAATCTCAAATGAACTGACCGTGCCGTTGACCACTAGTTGCAGCCCTCTTCGAGACACGAGCGACCAGTTCATCCAACGTCCGACCACAAACGTGTCCTTCAGCAGGGGGCCCGCCCGTCTAGCGCCCCCATCGCTGAGGGCATACAGCGAGAGAGCCAACAACTCGATGATTTACATAGCTCCGCCATGATTACGGCGTGCCGAACGTAACCGCTCAAAGGGCCAGGAGGAAATAGGATGAGACGTTGGGTGGCTCTGACTGTGGCAGTGATCGCGTGCACACTGACCGGTACCACGACACCCATTCATGCGGCAGGTTCATTGTCCTTCACGACCATCGATGTTCCCGGTGCGACCGCGACGCATGCCGAGGGTATCAACAGTACCGGAGAGATCGTGGGTTGGTTCCAGGATAAGCGTAGCCAAAGCCACGGCTACATACGCACCGCTACCGGCTCCTTCACCACCATCGATGTGCCTGGGGCTACCGACACGCAGGTCAAGGGTATCAACAGTGTCGGGCAGATCGTCGGACGCTTCAGCGACGCTCAGGGCAAGGTACACGCTTTCTTACGCGACGCAACTGGCGCCTTCACCAGCTTCGATGTCCCGGGTGCGACCGCGACGGGCGCTAGGGGCATAAACAGTGCCGGACTGATCGTGGGAGACTTCAAGGATGCAGACGGCAAGAGCCATGGCTTTTTACGCACCGCTACCGGCGACTTCTTCACGTTCGAGGCGTCGGCCAATACGTCGCAAGGGTCCTCGCCGGATCCCGATTACACGGCCACTCAAGTCGATCCGCCCGGCGCGACCGCGGCTGAGGCCAGCGGTCTTAACAACGCC is from bacterium and encodes:
- a CDS encoding type II toxin-antitoxin system VapC family toxin, whose product is MILVDTSVWIDHLRAGNGKLRSLLENAEVLAHPFVVGELACGTLRNREEVLTLLQALPEAEVAEHEEVMRVVERERLYGQGLGWIDAHLLASARLSSAALWTLVRTADGEKNKRAGHRVW
- a CDS encoding cytochrome ubiquinol oxidase subunit I, coding for MTDAVIADRIQFAFTLMFHYLFPILTMGLAPLIVVLKTLHLLRRDEKYAAAARFWTRIFALNFAVGVITGIPMEFQFGTNWARFSAFAGGVIGQTLALEGIFAFFLESSFLGVLLFAEERVRPWVHWLSAVLVAAGALLSGLFITATNAWMQHPVGYRVAPDGTVQMANFWALLGNPFLWWQYLHVVNGAILTAAIVMASVGAYYLLSGKHTEFGRLSVALGVAVGAVFALTQLFPTGDMDSRNVTANQPLKLATMEGLFETRYGAPLAIIGMPDTTQRTLLDPVELPEALSFLAYGSFRAEVKGLNDYPRDLWPPVQLTYYAYHIMVGLGTIFIAVLTLGIVLWWRRALFTTRWFLWVLMLLLPFPYIANEAGWVTTEVGRQPWLVYGLLRTAAGASPTVVAGEAIFTLLGFAGMYALIGLLSLSLALRLVLQGPEEPAPATGR
- a CDS encoding nucleotide disphospho-sugar-binding domain-containing protein; the encoded protein is MWERSREAPAFLDVPGAPWALVTLSSVPQEGEMTLARTTLQTLAEFPIRVVLTLAAGHPLDELGQVPANARIEMFVPHSEVLKRARLLISHAGHGIVMKGLYYGVPMVLIPWDRDQPGVAARAAALGIAEVIPRQDLTEARLSAAIRKVLGTTRYQEEAARIAGRMQGQDTVASACVRIEEFMDKNSKEGGG